The Quercus lobata isolate SW786 chromosome 9, ValleyOak3.0 Primary Assembly, whole genome shotgun sequence region cattgaatttaagCTTTTTCAATTGGTGGTTGAGGAAGGAGGAAATTTTTTCTCCTTACGTATTTTTGAACGGGGCAAACACTTCATGAAGTCAATATTCATGGGCAAGAATGCAGCTGTATGGTTGATGAAGAACATAGAACACATGGTGGTCGGAGTCAATCCCAAACAGTTTTTTAAGCTTAGGGAAGGAGACACTGCGTACACTTTACAGCGAGGTGCTAATGCCTTTGGTCAGTTCCTTTTAGTGTCTGAACTCAGAGTTGGAGGGCACAGAAGATCTGTTATCATTCCTGGAGGCAAAGCACAAAATGGCTGGAAGGTCTTTGGGCTTGAACTGAGGAAGATGTTGGATCCTGACCAATATGCTTTAGGTGGTTCAGGTCAGGCCAAATTTGTGTCTCTGCCACAGAGGAGAATGTTCGGGCCTCATACCTCTCGATCTTTCGCTGAAATCGTGAAGGGTCAGGTGCAGCCAAGGGTTGTGACTCAGTCACAACTCATTAAAACCATGGTGAAGGATAAAAATTTGACTCAGGGAGTCCGTGGAGAAGCAGAATCTGTCAAGGGGGTTGTTGGAGATGGATCCAAGATTCTCAGATGCTAAGGTGGGGGAATTTCTGGTGGGTAAGCCTGATATGTTGGTGGTGGGAGGAGGGGTTAAAAGGAAGCAGTGCATTAATGTGGTGTCAGATTTAGGTGAGCAAAATCTGGCAGAAGATAGGAAACGTATCCCACCAAACTTCAGTTTGAATTCTAAAGCTGAAAATGGAAAGAGGAGTGCTTTAAGGAGATCTTGCTGGATTGGGAGTGGTCTTATCGTGGAGATTGATGTGAAAGGAAGGAGACGTGTTTCCTGGGATAGAAATAAAGGGGGAGATAAGAATTTTAGGGGGGTGACAAAGGCTTGTAAGGAAATTGACAAGGGTTTGCTGGGTGTGGGCTCCAACAAGTTGGCAGCCCAACAGACTATTAGTAAGTCTAGTTCAGGCCCGATCACCGTAAGCCCAAATACTTTTGAGCCCGGGGAATGTTCTTATAAGCTTGTAGAGCCTTTACCCTCAGCCGATATTTACGAGAAGGTTGGGGAGAGCCCACTGGTGACTTCGACGAGCTCTGGGTTGCTGACTTAGGTGGCTGGAGGTCCTGTGAGGTCACAGTTGGACTGGATTCAGGCCGAGATGGGCGGAAAGAGCTTCTCGGTGCCTCCGAGGAGCTCACACAGCCTCACGGTGACTGGGATAGACCCCGACAGTCCCACGGTGGATGGGTTGGTGGTTGGGACCAACACCGATGGTCTTGCGGCGGCTCCGTTGGAGTTTGAGGGCATTTTCTCTGCTGGGTTTAACTCCGACGGACCCGCGGTGGCTCAGATGGTGACTGGGTTTGACCCCGACAGTCCCGCGGTGGATGGGTTGGAGGTTGAGACCAGCACCGATGGTCCTGCGGCGGCTCCGTTGGAGTTTGAGGGCATTCTCTCTGCTGGGTTTAACTCCAATGGACCCGTGGTGGCTCAGATGGAATTATATAGTAGTTCCTCCATTGGGTTTAGCTCCGATGACTTCGCGAATGATGCTTCCAACATTCGTGATTTCAGACCTACTAGTTTGGTGGGgagtttatataaaattttggccaaggttttggcaaatagattgaaaatggTGTTAGATCAACTGATATCTGAATCTCAGaatagttttgtgggaggtagGCAAATCCTCGATTCAGTTCTTATTGCCAATGAGTGTGTTGATAGCAGAATGAAGAGTAAGATTCCGGGGGTGATTTGTAAGTTAGATATTGAAAAAGCTTATGACAATGTGAATTGGGAGGCGCTTCTaaagttgttgaagaaaatggGCTTTGGGGAGAAATGGTGTAGCTGGATTCGAACCTGTATCTCTACAGTGTAGTTCTCTGTATTGGTCAATGGGTCTCCAACTGACTTCTTTGGTAGTTCTAGAGGATTGAGACAAGGTGATCCGTTGTCTCCCttgttatttttagttatgataGAGGTATTTAGTAGGATGGTGAAGAGAACGGAGGGGGCAAGTTTACTTAGTGGCTTTAGGACGGATGGTAGGAGTGGTAGAGGGGAATGCATTTCCCACTTGCTGTTTGCGGATGatactattttgttttgtgatgcaAAGGTGGAGCTAGTCCTTCATGTTCAATTGCTGCTTCTTGGTTTTCGGGCTATGACTGGTTTGAAGGTTAACGTAGCTAAAAGTGAGATAGTTCCTATAGGGGAGGTAAATAATGTGCAGGCTTTGGCAGAGTTTTTGGGTTGTAGGGTTGGGGCTTTGCCAATGACGTATCTTGGTATGCCGTTGGGAGCGTCCCATAAGTCCCCTTCTATTTGGAACCTTATTTTGGAGAAATTTGAACAGAAGTTGGCAgggtggaagaagttgtatttaTCTAAAGGTGGTAGGTTGACACTGCTTAAAAGTATGCTCTATAGTCTTCCcacctattttttttatctttgttcaCCATCCCTACACGTGGCCAACAAAATTGAGAAGCTACAAAGGGACTTCCTGTGGGGTGACTCTAAGACCCATTTATTGGGTTGGGATAAGATGTGTATGCCTATTGCTAACGGTGGTTTGGGTATTAGGAAATTGACCACTTTAAATAAAGCCTTACTGGGAAAGTGGCTTTGGCGTTTTGGGATCGAGGAGAATAGTCTTTGGCGGAGGGTGGTAGCTTTGAAATTTGGGGAAgaattttgggggggggggggtggaccTCTAAGTTGGGAAGGGGtgttcatgggtgtggtttgtAGAGAAGTATCTGGATGGGTTGGgaagtttttaacaaaaatgtccAATATAAGGTTGGGGTGGGAGATAGAGCGAAATTTTGGACAGACAGGTGGTGCGGAGATCTTCCTCTCCATTTGGCTTTTCCAACCTTGCTGCAAACAGAGAGGCATCCATAGAATCATCTCTGATATGTCGAGGAGCAGGGGAAAGGAGAACTTGGGATGTTCGTTTCATTTGGGGTCCTAATGATGGGGAGGCAGATGTGGTGGATGATTTCTTTCGATTCTTGGCATCCATTTTACCTTCCGTGACTGATGGTGATTGTTTGAGATGGAACTTGTCAAAAAAAAGGGATTTCACTATCCGCTCATATTATCATAAGTTACATGGCTCTTCTTCCATTgcttttccttggaaaggtatttggaaggttaaggcacCCCGGTGTGTCTCCTTCTTTGTTTGGACAGGTGCATGGGACAGGATCCTCACAGGAGAAATCTTGAGACTCAGGGGCTTTGATTTCGTTgactggtgcattatgtgtTGTTGTTGCGGTGAGACAATGAATCATTTGTTGTTACATTGTGGAAAGGCTTATCAGCTGTGGTGCTTTGTCTTTAGGATTTTTGGGATTTCATGGGTTCCCTCGCGTATGGTGCAAGATTGTCTATTtagttggtggaattggttggggaagcatTCTTCTTACATTTGGAATCTAGTTCCActgtgtttgatgtggtgtatttggagggaacgCAATAGGCAGACGTTTGAGGGTTTGGATAGATTTGAAGACCAATTGCTTGCTCTCTTTTCTGGTTCCCTTTTTGATTGggctagggcttggggactcacatctagtgacTCTATTCCTTTTTTCCTTAGCTCTCTTCTTCTATGTAATTaatgctttttttgtttttgcctttttatcgtttttgttcttttgctctGCTGGTGCTATTTTGCATCTAGCAGTTTTTTGAATATActatttcttacctatcaaaaaaaaaaaaaaaaaaaaactaatagcCAATGGTACCACCAAATGCAACAGACAGGAAAAAGTTCATACCTTCCCCATTCGGGTGGAGGGTTCCATGCAGATAAAAGCATAGCAGACTTGGCATTAGTCAAGCAGTTCCtgacaacaaaaaattttgttgtgaactGAGCAACACCGACATCTTTGTAATCCCGGTCAAAGTCATAAATCTGGTgggaagaaaaattataaatatgaatCAGCTGAAAAACTAAATGCTACCAACACTATAAAGCATAGCACTTCCTAAAACATTAATGAAGGATAAACAGCATATGTCAGGAAGCTTAGATATCCAACAATACAAAAGAAATCCATCCAAACCAGGAATATCCACCAAGAACATCAAACTCATGCAAACAAAGATGGTCAATTAAACGACCAAACGGTCATCATATGCTCCAACAATAATTGGAAAATTCCAAATCAAGTCCTTCCAAACTAGAATCTTAATCTTCATTAACCACTGAGATATAGTACTTTAAATGGCacaaatgaaacaaaacaaaactcttAAGTTGACATGAAAAAGGCTTTGAGTGGATGAATTTAGAAAAATCCACAATCTGCTTTTCCAAGTGCCTAATCTTTAAAAAACTCATTTCTCTCCCACTCTctagtgtgaaaaaaaaagtattgccTCCCAACATTAGTCACCAATGTGGCCTGCTGTTGTCTTCTAAATCTCTATTGTGAGCTAATAGTGTGCACCTCCTCATTGCCATCAATCACCAACATTGATTTGAGTGCCTTTAAACTTCCTCTCCCCCTACCTCCCAAGAacccttttatttatataaattttgccTAAACTATTTTGCTAAAGGTAGCATGTTTGCATGTAGAACCCGTAGAACCCACCGCATGTGAAGATTGCCAGTGCTGTAGAACAACATCCACAAGGTTCTTAGAACTACAAATAATAAAGCTCTAAGTCCATTGACTCACTTCCAACCTCCCTAAACTCAACGATAATTGGTAAGTGGTTAAAAGTAGCTTTCAAAAGAAATACCAGGGGAGCAATAAATCCTAACCATAGTTTCCCACAATGAAGACAtgcaaaattaattaaaattattttttttctctctcaaattgtACAAGGTTATCCTTAACACCTGACCTGATGAACAATCACCACTTGTCCAACAATCTAATCAAAACAAGAACAATACAATAATGGAAAAAGTTGACCACAGATCCTTATAAACATCTATATTTTTACTTGAATATTCAACATTAATACCATTTCCTCAGAGTTATCAATCTATCACACGCGTAGGTGTGCGCGCACATAAAAAGAACACAATTCTTTTGTATAGAGAAAGATTTAGCCATGATACAACAGGAATCATACAAAATACTAACAGATCTTTCgctagatttaaaaaataaataaattcaggTCTGAACATCTTCAGAAACTCACCATGTCATTAATCTCAGCTTCAGCAAAAGCTTTACCATCTACAAGCATGCTCCAAACAACTTTGTTAATTTGCAAAGAAATACGCATGGCATATGAGGGACTTTTGTTCTTTTCCTTCTCCATCAATCGTAACTGAGCAGCTTTCTGCAGTGCCATTCTTAATGACGCAGATGCTGCCTTCCTTGATTTTTGTGCATTTACAAGATCTCTCTTTAGACCTTGCACCTGAATAGTGAAGCTCATACTGTTTataatctataaaatattttgaaaagtgatatttaaacgaaaaacaaacatatacacatgtaaacatgaacaacaacatgagagagagagagagagagagagagagagagagagagagagagagctactaaaaattatatctattttttataacaagtaaaaatatttattgaaatgaGAAGATTTGAAAAGCTATGGCAAAGGGATGAAAAGTTAACAAttcttatttttacaaaattgaaaggaaaaaaagagaagaaaaatgttttattcAGATTCATTTTGGATTGAAAATGGTTTATTAAGATATGATTTAATAGATATATTTTTGcgatttttggtaaaatgtaTGCATCAAAAGGTGTGCCCATAGTTCCTAAGGATATAGTTGTTCCCATTTACAAGTCATGAATCCAAATGTAAGATTTCATTTTAGTTCCCAATAAATTTAAGATCAAGAAATTACATAATTCTGctgagaaaagagaggaaacatGTACTTCAACCATATTATAATGCAAAAATCCTGAAGGCTGAAGCACAATATGATTGCACCATATTAAATTTTGAGGAAATGTTTATTGGTGACCTAAGCAAATAAAGTTCTCTATAGACAAAAGAAAGATCGGAGAGCACAACAATCTCAAACCCTAGAAGAATTGATCATTATTTTGGTGCAAGAAGGTTGATCATGAAATATGCAAAGAAACAGTACTAACATTAGAATCATAAACTGTCATAAACTAGCTATTTAAAGGTTATTTGCAAGGAATATTTCTCACCAAGGTAGATCTTCCTCCAGTTATCATCCACAAATCAGCTTCCTTTTCTGGATATAGGTCACTGGATGTACTACACCTGAGAGACAATTTCCTAATGTCATCAAGAAGCAACTTCTGCTCTTGCTCTGTCTTTTCAAGGTTGATTTTTGCAAGTTCTACTTCTTCAACACCATCTGGAACCATCTCATCTGCCTCCtcttcaacatcatcatcatcttcagtAGGCAATGATAGACTACTTTTTCGAGGTCTGAATCACATATGTTAATCAAATAACTTTAAGGGTCAGACAATGCCACACAACTTGTTTATACCCAGAGCACATATTTaatttgatgagaaattaagaaaaaaaaaaaaatcatatactcACTTTGGAAGCCGTGCAAAAAGAAGATTGGTCAACACATCCAGCATGACCTGAAACTGCCGAGATGTCATTGTTGCTGTTATATTATGAGAATTGAAAATGAGCTCCTTTAAAGGCTTCACCTGCAACAGAAAGATGCAAAAGCTTTTGCAATTAAAGTGTTCAAATGAGAACCTAGTTTAATGTTTGTTtgaacacacacaaaaatgcATGTATGTTTGTGAATGCATTAAGTCTCACAAGTGAGAGTTTAAGATTTATTAAATAAGCGTGCACATATGTACAAACACACACATGCATGTAATTGCACACATACCTATATGATGGGAAATTACGTCAAAATATATACTTGGGGTATGATATccaaataaaatctttttttcataggtaacttacagttgaacccacTGAGTGAACACACAATCTCATCCTCCATCTTGCTTTAAcaaggggaggaggtgccaTATGAGCCAGAGCTTATTGGTATTGATATCAAAATAAACCATCAAATGGAAAGTAACTGTCTTACCTTTAGTTCAGGAGTCCCACCTTTGTGCCTTGTGTATCGAACATACATATCACAGGGCATAAAAACCCTTTCAAGTAAAGCACCAGTACGTTTTACTTTTGGAGAGCTTCTaagaatttttggaagccaCTGCAATCCAGCCCCTGGGTCAACATCAGTTGGTGCAACATGAGCCTGCACATGCTCCAACATGACAGAGAACTCCATGCGTTTCCATGTCATTTCAGGTTGACATTCAGGGATATGTACATTTCCAGTACCAAGTGCCTGCTCAATCATCTCATAACCAACATGGAGGACTGAATGAAATGATCGGGCCAAAACACGACCACTGACTGCAGCAAGCAGAAATCTACCCTGTTTGCAAAAACATAGTGAGTGTGCATTTGGCATAAGCTTACTTAGCTTCTTGCTGATTGTTTTTGCTGAATTATATATGGTTTTTTGTTTCCATGGTATTACTTTTGCTGCTTCATGTTTTTTGTTTCCATTGTATTACTTTTGCTGCTTCGTGTTTTTTGTTTCCGTTGTATTACTTTTGCTGCTTCATGTCTTTTTGcaagtagtattttttttttaaataaaatttttcttatttatcaaaaaaataaataagtgaaaTCAAACTTACAGAACATTGACCTAACAATAGCAAAAACAAAGGTCCAGAAAAACCAAAGTAAACAATAATCTTTTTGACAGAAAAAtctcatgcaaaaaaaaaaaaaaaaaaaaatctgaagcTGAAGTATCCTTTACAACTTACATTGGCGTCTTCCGAGTGAAGATTAAACTGTGGCTCAATAACATTCACCATGAAATGACGAGTACCATCCTCCTCAGAATCAGCCATGCTTAATTTTTTCATTGCTaatcatgaaaaataaatggCTCTTAGCTGAATCTTGGTAGTAGAATATATGATTCTAATGAATAACTTGATGACAAAATATAGCTAGAAATGAGTTCAATGCTGCTGGCAATCATTTGCAACAGACCCTAGAGTAAATTACACTAATGAGATGTTACCAGTTCTAATAGCAATTATGCATCGCTAACTAATTTCTTCAAACCAAAACATCAAAAGGTTGGTTGAGATTTACCAGCAGCAGAAACTGACAAGTTCTCCATTTTAACTGAATGTGAAGGAGATGATGAAGTCTCAGCATTTTGAGTAGAGGGAACACTTGCACTGTGGCTATTAGAAGGGGGCTTAGGCACATCATCTTGATGCGTTCCAACTCCACTATGTAGCTGATTCTCCTCAAGTAACTTCCTCTGTGCGTACTGCCGAGAAGGAGATGGCTTTGGAGGTTCAAATGCCTTGGATATGCCACCAACCCAGGACCAAACGGCATCTCTATTCTCAATAGTCCATAAAAGCTTGAGGCCATAAACAAAAATGCGCTGACAATTGTCAGCTATTACGACATTGtacccatcatcatcatctgggTCAGATCGTGTATGCTCATCACTCTCGCTCCCATTTTCAAACTCAGATCTGACATAAGTCATCTCAAGATTTCTTCTTCCAGCCTCCTGCCAGGCTAATAACCTAGCAGGGTCAGCCTTTCGCGCCTGCCTTCTGATTGTGAAATAATCAGATGATAACAGAAATCCATCATCACGATGCTTCTCGGTGCATCCAGTCACAGAGTTACTTTTATCACTGGGAACTCTATCCATGGATGCAGATTGGGTGCTTTTCCTTGTCATTTGAACTACTTTTGCAACACTGGTGCTATCTTCTTTATTTAAGAATGCCTTAGGCATATGAAGGTCAAGACCCTGGTAAACGAGATCAAGAGGGTCACGCTTGCATTCGAAAGTATATTTTTGCTTACCTCGACTGTAACAGAGTTCATACTTCAGCTTTGTCATATTAAATGTCAGTCCTTTGGCCGGGTCATCATCATCTAATGGCATATGTTTCATACAAGTAGGCGCAGCATCTACGCGGAGCATAAACTCTGTCATTACTTTGTCCAATGACAAATTCCCTGATCTGGCAGCTCTTGGAATTCCAAAACGAGGCCAGCGAGAGAAGGAACGCAATTTGTGAGGAGGAATATAATTCATGCTCCAGAATTTTAGTATCCATGCTAGATCATGGGCACCAATATTCAATGTTGGTGAAACATTTGAAACATTCTCAAGCTTATGAGGAGGACCATAGACAGTTCCATCTACACCTGCACTATCTTCCAAAGTGGAAGGTGGGGATTGTTTCTCAGATGATGAAAGAAGGGGTCTAAGAGAGAAATTCCACCGGAGGGACAGAGAAGTTGATCTGAAGGGGTCAAAAACTTTTTCGCGAGCTTCCCCTTCAATGGGAAGTGCATATAAATAATGATTAAGTGGATTTCCAGATTCACATTCCCAGTCCATAGTAACTTCGAGAGTGAAGGCTGGGGCTTCCAGTAACGGACCAGACACGCCACTAGGAAGTTTTAAACCACGACGGCTTGCCAAACTCTCCAAACTGCTCAACAACATCTTAAAATCCTTTGCTGAAACATAAACACGACCGTCTGACTGTTGGATCTTCATCGAACTAGAGATAATTTGAAGTTTGTCAAGTTTTTCATAAGGATCAGTGGTAGCAAGTACATTCCATCTGGTTTCAGAAAAGATTAAGGTGATATTTCCATGAATGTAATTTCTTACATCATCCCACCATGGTAAGCTCCGTTCCTTTTTTGGCGGCTGAGTTGGAATAGAATTAACATTCCTAGTGCTTAGATTAGCCCTGCGAAGAGCCACAGTAAAAGCATAGCTCACATCAGCAAAAGCTGGCTCATATCCCACTCCAAAGGACACTTCTGCTTTCTGAAAATATATAGGCAAATCTGAGTATGTTTTCACTGGTGGAGTTGTACCACTAGCTGAACGAAGCATATTCACCTTTCTCCATCTCCCAACAAAGACATCTTGGTAAATTTGAGGCTGAAAACATGTTGCCTAATTCAAAGAGAGAACAGTCACAAACATAGAGCATAACTTAGATGTTGAGACATTATATGATTATAAGAACACAATCAATGAAGCCAGAGATACGAACAAACAAAAGCTGTTGTAGAtgtcatatctttttttttttgataggtaagatgTCATGTCTTCAAACCATTCTATACTCATTCATTGAAGTACAGGGAATGTAGAATCACATTTGGTGAAAGAGAAGACGGAATAAATACAAAATGTTGAGACCTGATAGGGTGGAAAGTGAGACATGGCCACCGATCAAAAAGGTACACATGCTTCCTTCAAGGTCCACATTTTAATCGAGTAATGATAATTAAGGTCTACCTTTAAATGAAATAATTCGTCTACATTTTAATGGatgaacccccccccccccccacaacttctctctctctcctttttatttaaGAGAACAATCTAGCAATATATAGGTTGATTATTCTGAAAAGGACACATACTGAAGTAAAACTCTTGAGCTTATAGATAGATTATCTTTTTGCAAGTGTcagcataaaaaataatgtgCTTATTGGATTCATAAATTTCCACATATCCAGTGATGACAGAtttccccctaaacaaaacacatCTTAATGATGCGAGtatatactaaaaaagaaaaatcatagaagtggtagaaaagagaggcagcTGTGAACCTTACCTGCTGTGCTAGCACAACACGACCTTCACATTTACCAGAAGTTGcagaaaagagaggaaatgtGTAATTTCGTAGCTGAACAACAAGAGAACCTGTTTGCAAGAGAATATTACTCCCATACAGTCGAGAAAATGGTATATTTTTTTCAAGACAGACAGGATCAAGCTTCTTAAGAACTTCTATCATCCCAGTATCTCCACCATCAATTCTAGTCAAGGTTACATCTAAATCTGTCGCagaaatagaaagaagagaagTTCTGGAGGTGCTAGGCTTAAAACCAGCCTGAAACCCTTCCCTACAGGCACCTGAACCTTCTGATGGTTCTAGACTCTGACAGGTCTTGTAATATGATCGGAATGACTgtttatatatttcttcttcCATTTGGTGAAAATCTAATGGCTTTTGTGCATCAACCTCTACTCCATCAAAGTAGGTCTTTTTTTCTTGAGCAGAATCATTTGTTTCAGCTGTTTTAGGACATTGGTTGGCTTTGGAGATATATTCATCAAGAAATTTCAACCTGACAGCTAATTCACAAGCCTCATTCTTCATTAGCCGATAGTGTTCATCAAGCCAACCCTGCAAAGGTTCTTCCTCAATATCGGCAGTTAGCTTGCGTATGCAAAACTTTACACTTCCAAATCTCATTGAACTGGGCTTTTTAGCTTTTGAGCTTTCTTTCTTCATAGGAAATATAAGATTAGTTTTAGCAGCAGTTATAAGCTTCAAACCACGCAACATATCCTCAATGGCATCATCAATGGCACGCAATTGCAACCTGTATGGCATGCAAATATGAACATCAAGGCCTTGGATTACCCAATCCCATGTGGTGGCTACTGGTGCTTTTGCATCGATAGAGGCACTAGGAATACGTGAAATTTGCATCCGGCTACTTCTGAATACTCTTGTCCCATTGAAACTAAGCATAAGCCCTTCCAGTAGTACTCCTATGCGGGCATTCTCAGAGAAGATAGACTGAACCTGAACCATTGCATCAACCCCATCTCCAGCCTCTGCAGATATACGCAACATTTCTACATCAACAGCAAATATTGATTCCCTTTTAGAGTGCTTATCTAAATGTCCGGATTCCGTCGTGGCCTCTTTCTTATGCACAGTATCCCCCATGCTAGAGACATCTTCCACAGATTCATTAGCATGTCTGTGAAGCTTCTGATTATGTACCAGCAACTTCAATTGCAAAACAAGTTCAATTAGTGATAGATGTACGTCAGGCTCCCACCTGACCATAATATCAGTAGCACTGAAAAGAGAGCAGACAGCAATGTCTTTCAGACCACCAGTACGACGTACAAATTTAGCATTCTGCATGTCAAACAATGTCACTTTTGTTGCAGGCTTATGTTCCACCAAATATTCCTGATAAACAGATCTGGCCCTTTCAAGTTCCAATTGTGTGGATTGTTTCTCCTTGTTCACAGACAAACTGAAATGGAAAAtgtcaagagagagagaatatttcAACTTTTTGCATTCTTCAGAAATTGTGGACATTACTTTTGCACAGCGTGGCGTTCCATCGGCTGAGACACTGATGACAACTCGACCACCCTGTGATCCATAATTGACACGCTTGGGATCTGCAACAGCTATGTTCTCCAAACCTACATCACCACAGAAGTTTACAGAACACCGCTCAAGATTAAATTTCAAGAGTCGTGTCCCTTTCCCTGATGATTTGGATGAACGCCCTCCCCGACTCTGTGTTGTTCTTTTTCCAGATGCAGACAGCTTTTTCAAGAGATTTTGAAAGGACATAGCAGTTGATATAAGCGACTCAAGACGCTTAAAAGTTAAGTAAACACCCATACCAGTTACATCAACAGATAGAACCAATTTACACCTAGGACCATCTTCTTCAGATGACTCCATGTCCTTCTTGCCCCAATCCAAACTAACCTTTGCAATGTTCATTAAAGAACCAGAATTTGATTCCACGCCAAAAAGGCTTTCTTTTAAGCATTCTTGATATTCATCAGCCATGTGCAAATTTATTTCACCAAGTTCCATCTGTACCGCAGTTCCCGTATTTGATATGTTATTTGCGAACACATGTGACGATTGTGAGCAACCCTAAATTAGGAATGAGAAGTTAATATACTGTGCAGTCATAACTTCGGAGGTTAGGGAAAATTATAGAAAGAATGGAGGGGATATACAAATGTGGATGAGCAATTGAGCACATCAAACAGTGAGAGAGTACAAAATACTGAGATAAAACAACTACTTCACAGGTGGAAATCTACAAAAACAAAGTCAAGTCATCTACTATTTATAttccaacataaaaaaaattacaaatgaaatTTACAGCTCCTCCATGAATGCAGTCGAGCAATTTGATATAGAAAGTAATGATAAGAAAAGTGAATCAGAGACCAAAACGCTGCCTTCAGTATCAGGTTTCTGTCATGGCCCAACAACTTTCATCCCTTTTAACAGTGGCAGAGAACTCCAAGCAGTCAACCCCTTCACTGTATTTGCTAATAGCCATAAATAGTGgctaacttaaaatttttaaacccTAATATTGTTTATGTTAAGGGTTCGTGCAAAGCAAAATTATCATGATTCCGCTATCATGCTGACAAATTAGTCAGTAAATTGTCAGCTTATG contains the following coding sequences:
- the LOC115959884 gene encoding protein SABRE isoform X2, which codes for MIVGVITKNLDITSGEVTVNLNEKLLSKSKSSSDTFSHSDKVMDSTVDSVGAKSPQKKQALVGLSKYTSMFPEKVCFVLPKLDVRFVHQEHDLVVENNIMGIQLKIIKSRSSEDVGDSTRLDVQMDFSEIHLLREAGTSVLEILKVDVVSFLYIPIQPTSPVRAEIDIKLGGTQCNIIMSRLKPWLRLHYSKKKRMVLREELSAPEKPRSTESKAIMWTCTVSAPEMTIVLYSISGVPVYHGCSQSSHVFANNISNTGTAVQMELGEINLHMADEYQECLKESLFGVESNSGSLMNIAKVSLDWGKKDMESSEEDGPRCKLVLSVDVTGMGVYLTFKRLESLISTAMSFQNLLKKLSASGKRTTQSRGGRSSKSSGKGTRLLKFNLERCSVNFCGDVGLENIAVADPKRVNYGSQGGRVVISVSADGTPRCAKVMSTISEECKKLKYSLSLDIFHFSLSVNKEKQSTQLELERARSVYQEYLVEHKPATKVTLFDMQNAKFVRRTGGLKDIAVCSLFSATDIMVRWEPDVHLSLIELVLQLKLLVHNQKLHRHANESVEDVSSMGDTVHKKEATTESGHLDKHSKRESIFAVDVEMLRISAEAGDGVDAMVQVQSIFSENARIGVLLEGLMLSFNGTRVFRSSRMQISRIPSASIDAKAPVATTWDWVIQGLDVHICMPYRLQLRAIDDAIEDMLRGLKLITAAKTNLIFPMKKESSKAKKPSSMRFGSVKFCIRKLTADIEEEPLQGWLDEHYRLMKNEACELAVRLKFLDEYISKANQCPKTAETNDSAQEKKTYFDGVEVDAQKPLDFHQMEEEIYKQSFRSYYKTCQSLEPSEGSGACREGFQAGFKPSTSRTSLLSISATDLDVTLTRIDGGDTGMIEVLKKLDPVCLEKNIPFSRLYGSNILLQTGSLVVQLRNYTFPLFSATSGKCEGRVVLAQQATCFQPQIYQDVFVGRWRKVNMLRSASGTTPPVKTYSDLPIYFQKAEVSFGVGYEPAFADVSYAFTVALRRANLSTRNVNSIPTQPPKKERSLPWWDDVRNYIHGNITLIFSETRWNVLATTDPYEKLDKLQIISSSMKIQQSDGRVYVSAKDFKMLLSSLESLASRRGLKLPSGVSGPLLEAPAFTLEVTMDWECESGNPLNHYLYALPIEGEAREKVFDPFRSTSLSLRWNFSLRPLLSSSEKQSPPSTLEDSAGVDGTVYGPPHKLENVSNVSPTLNIGAHDLAWILKFWSMNYIPPHKLRSFSRWPRFGIPRAARSGNLSLDKVMTEFMLRVDAAPTCMKHMPLDDDDPAKGLTFNMTKLKYELCYSRGKQKYTFECKRDPLDLVYQGLDLHMPKAFLNKEDSTSVAKVVQMTRKSTQSASMDRVPSDKSNSVTGCTEKHRDDGFLLSSDYFTIRRQARKADPARLLAWQEAGRRNLEMTYVRSEFENGSESDEHTRSDPDDDDGYNVVIADNCQRIFVYGLKLLWTIENRDAVWSWVGGISKAFEPPKPSPSRQYAQRKLLEENQLHSGVGTHQDDVPKPPSNSHSASVPSTQNAETSSSPSHSVKMENLSVSAAAMKKLSMADSEEDGTRHFMVNVIEPQFNLHSEDANGRFLLAAVSGRVLARSFHSVLHVGYEMIEQALGTGNVHIPECQPEMTWKRMEFSVMLEHVQAHVAPTDVDPGAGLQWLPKILRSSPKVKRTGALLERVFMPCDMYVRYTRHKGGTPELKVKPLKELIFNSHNITATMTSRQFQVMLDVLTNLLFARLPKPRKSSLSLPTEDDDDVEEEADEMVPDGVEEVELAKINLEKTEQEQKLLLDDIRKLSLRCSTSSDLYPEKEADLWMITGGRSTLVQGLKRDLVNAQKSRKAASASLRMALQKAAQLRLMEKEKNKSPSYAMRISLQINKVVWSMLVDGKAFAEAEINDMIYDFDRDYKDVGVAQFTTKFFVVRNCLTNAKSAMLLSAWNPPPEWGRKFMLRVDAKQGAPRDGNSPLELFQVEIYPLKIHLTEMMYRMMWEYFFPEEEQDSQRRQEAWKVSTTAGSKRVKKGSSILEASASSSHSAKESDIASKSSASAPVTNQPSVHADSAQASKLQNIKENSTSGSTSELRRTSSFDRSWEETVAESVANELILQSISSSKNGPLGSVDQPDESSKNKLKESKAIKSGRSSHEEKKVVKSQEEKRSRPRKMMEFHNIKISQVELLVTYEGSRFVVNDLKLLMDTFHRVEFTGTWRRLFSRVKKHIIWGVLKSVTGMQGKKFKDKVHSQRESSGTGVPDSDLNFSDNEGGQAGKSDQHPISWIKRPSDGAGDGFVTSIRGLFNTQRRKAKAFVLRTMRGDAENDFQNDWSESDTEFSPFARQLTITKAKRLIRRHTKKFRSRQKGSSSQQKDSLPSSPRETTPYESDSSSGSSPYEDFHE